A region from the Aegilops tauschii subsp. strangulata cultivar AL8/78 chromosome 5, Aet v6.0, whole genome shotgun sequence genome encodes:
- the LOC109782529 gene encoding uncharacterized protein isoform X1 has translation MAAGNPRFPDFAILDAIAYISDLRDATTAWTLTTAGLTLQVSLVVAAPPRLSYFCVCCVGRDKTTFTDAPDVVCSVGDHALIRVGFTTGDSTEHFIYRARGPDGRPSLDLLPDFDDYTDAENLLLPLGFVSHRKHLVIAALSDGPTDLQYYLHTRSTEPHSRWSKKLLRVEFPRGAARKSAMNDPVKVIALGGGLLGWVNLMEGILICDVLDPGVTALRFVPMPKLLPSNNELYDNESRARAIRDVTFSRGYIRCVEFEELVERRATTGSVVPDPWDMDELQDSEPAIDPPQEEEEDVIVGWRLITWYRTLTWNCWRKGNTVHSDELGTVSLPQIGGGGACALKVPLKDLKTAAPTLRGDGDVVYLATELHEQGETAWIVAVDTKRKLVGELMPCSSERLYLYDPTYIPYVLTEYLVEKSDKAQVGKRNACHAPAPNTNRSKKQRQQLLQAGLEGQPSVPQLLQPPSVVRWCQQLAVLRVDEEILNAFEGS, from the exons ATGGCCGCCGGCAACCCCCGCTTCCCCGACTTCGCCATCCTCGACGCCATCGCCTACATCAGCGATCTCCGCGACGCAACCACCGCGTGGACCTTGACGACGGCGGGCCTCACCCTTCAGGTCTCCTTGGTGGTGGCCGCTCCGCCGCGCCTCTCCTACTTCTGCGTCTGCTGCGTCGGCCGCGACAAGACCACCTTCACGGACGCGCCAGATGTCGTCTGCTCCGTGGGGGACCACGCCCTCATCCGGGTTGGCTTCACCACCGGCGACTCGACGGAGCACTTCATCTACCGGGCCAGGGGGCCCGATGGACGGCCGTCGCTTGATCTGCTCCCGGACTTCGATGATTATACTGACGCAGAGAATCTGCTGCTGCCCCTCGGTTTCGTCTCCCACCGCAAGCACTTGGTCATAGCGGCCCTGAGCGACGGACCGACGGACCTGCAGTACTATCTCCACACCCGCAGCACCGAGCCGCACTCCAGATGGTCCAAGAAGCTGCTGCGGGTGGAGTTCCCCCGTGGAGCAGCCAGGAAATCGGCTATGAACGATCCCGTAAAGGTGATTGCACTTGGAGGTGGGCTGCTAGGTTGGGTCAATCTCATGGAGGGCATCCTGATTTGTGACGTGCTCGATCCCGGGGTGACAGCGTTGCGCTTCGTCCCGATGCCCAAGCTGCTGCCCAGCAACAATGAACTCTACGACAATGAATCTCGCGCACGGGCGATTCGTGACGTCACCTTCAGCCGTGGCTACATCAGGTGCGTCGAGTTTGAGGAGCTGGTAGAACGCAGAGCCACAACTGGTTCGGTTGTTCCTGATCCCTGGGACATGGATGAGCTCCAAGACTCGGAACCGGCCATCGATCCACcccaggaggaggaggaagatgttATCGTTGGTTGGAGGCTCATCACATGGTATAGGACATTGACTTGGAACTGTTGGCGCAAGGGGAACACAGTCCATTCCGATGAGCTCGGCACTGTCTCCTTGCCTCAGATTGGAGGTGGTGGTGCGTGTGCTCTAAAAGTGCCACTCAAGGACCTGAAAACAGCTGCTCCTACTCTGCGTGGCGACGGCGATGTTGTTTACCTCGCGACCGAACTGCATGAGCAGGGTGAAACTGCATGGATTGTCGCTGTTGACACTAAGAGGAAGTTAGTGGGAGAGCTTATGCCATGTTCTTCTGAGAGGTTGTATCTTTACGATCCGACCTACATTCCGTATGTGCTGACGGAATATCTGGTTGAGAAATCAG ATAAAGCTCAGGTAGGTAAGCGAAATGCTTGTCATGCCCCTGCACCAAACACCAACAGGTCGAAGAAGCAGCGGCAGCAACTTCTACAGGCAGGACTTGAAGGGCAGCCATCTGTACCGCAGCTCCTGCAGCCCCCATCAG TTGTGAGATGGTGCCAACAACTAGCTGTCCTAAGGGTCGATGAGGAGATCCTAAATGCCTTTGAGGGCTCCTAA
- the LOC109782529 gene encoding uncharacterized protein isoform X2, giving the protein MAAGNPRFPDFAILDAIAYISDLRDATTAWTLTTAGLTLQVSLVVAAPPRLSYFCVCCVGRDKTTFTDAPDVVCSVGDHALIRVGFTTGDSTEHFIYRARGPDGRPSLDLLPDFDDYTDAENLLLPLGFVSHRKHLVIAALSDGPTDLQYYLHTRSTEPHSRWSKKLLRVEFPRGAARKSAMNDPVKVIALGGGLLGWVNLMEGILICDVLDPGVTALRFVPMPKLLPSNNELYDNESRARAIRDVTFSRGYIRCVEFEELVERRATTGSVVPDPWDMDELQDSEPAIDPPQEEEEDVIVGWRLITWYRTLTWNCWRKGNTVHSDELGTVSLPQIGGGGACALKVPLKDLKTAAPTLRGDGDVVYLATELHEQGETAWIVAVDTKRKLVGELMPCSSERLYLYDPTYIPYVLTEYLVEKSDKAQVGKRNACHAPAPNTNRSKKQRQQLLQAGLEGQPSVPQLLQPPSVMIPVSSAQYACI; this is encoded by the exons ATGGCCGCCGGCAACCCCCGCTTCCCCGACTTCGCCATCCTCGACGCCATCGCCTACATCAGCGATCTCCGCGACGCAACCACCGCGTGGACCTTGACGACGGCGGGCCTCACCCTTCAGGTCTCCTTGGTGGTGGCCGCTCCGCCGCGCCTCTCCTACTTCTGCGTCTGCTGCGTCGGCCGCGACAAGACCACCTTCACGGACGCGCCAGATGTCGTCTGCTCCGTGGGGGACCACGCCCTCATCCGGGTTGGCTTCACCACCGGCGACTCGACGGAGCACTTCATCTACCGGGCCAGGGGGCCCGATGGACGGCCGTCGCTTGATCTGCTCCCGGACTTCGATGATTATACTGACGCAGAGAATCTGCTGCTGCCCCTCGGTTTCGTCTCCCACCGCAAGCACTTGGTCATAGCGGCCCTGAGCGACGGACCGACGGACCTGCAGTACTATCTCCACACCCGCAGCACCGAGCCGCACTCCAGATGGTCCAAGAAGCTGCTGCGGGTGGAGTTCCCCCGTGGAGCAGCCAGGAAATCGGCTATGAACGATCCCGTAAAGGTGATTGCACTTGGAGGTGGGCTGCTAGGTTGGGTCAATCTCATGGAGGGCATCCTGATTTGTGACGTGCTCGATCCCGGGGTGACAGCGTTGCGCTTCGTCCCGATGCCCAAGCTGCTGCCCAGCAACAATGAACTCTACGACAATGAATCTCGCGCACGGGCGATTCGTGACGTCACCTTCAGCCGTGGCTACATCAGGTGCGTCGAGTTTGAGGAGCTGGTAGAACGCAGAGCCACAACTGGTTCGGTTGTTCCTGATCCCTGGGACATGGATGAGCTCCAAGACTCGGAACCGGCCATCGATCCACcccaggaggaggaggaagatgttATCGTTGGTTGGAGGCTCATCACATGGTATAGGACATTGACTTGGAACTGTTGGCGCAAGGGGAACACAGTCCATTCCGATGAGCTCGGCACTGTCTCCTTGCCTCAGATTGGAGGTGGTGGTGCGTGTGCTCTAAAAGTGCCACTCAAGGACCTGAAAACAGCTGCTCCTACTCTGCGTGGCGACGGCGATGTTGTTTACCTCGCGACCGAACTGCATGAGCAGGGTGAAACTGCATGGATTGTCGCTGTTGACACTAAGAGGAAGTTAGTGGGAGAGCTTATGCCATGTTCTTCTGAGAGGTTGTATCTTTACGATCCGACCTACATTCCGTATGTGCTGACGGAATATCTGGTTGAGAAATCAG ATAAAGCTCAGGTAGGTAAGCGAAATGCTTGTCATGCCCCTGCACCAAACACCAACAGGTCGAAGAAGCAGCGGCAGCAACTTCTACAGGCAGGACTTGAAGGGCAGCCATCTGTACCGCAGCTCCTGCAGCCCCCATCAG TGATGATACCAGTCAGCTCTGCACAGTATGCCTGTATCTGA
- the LOC120965049 gene encoding uncharacterized protein, with protein MTLMLPLGFVSHRKHLVIAALSDGPTDWQYYLHTLSSEPHSTWSKKLLQVELPHGLSRKPFVILHAKVIALGGGLLGWVDLWEGILICDVLEPGAAALRLVPMPNMLPSNKILYDNHPFGQVIRDVTFSRGYIRCVEFEELVERRNVPAVTDPFDMVELQDSEWALDPPQKVENVIVGWRLITWYRTLTWNCWRKGNRVHSDDLGIVSLPQIGSGGASVLKVPLKVLKTAAPTLHSDGDAVYLVSSLREQEQTAWIIAVDTRTKSVGELVPFSAEEMDFYGPNYIPYVLT; from the coding sequence ATGACTCTGATGCTGCCCCTCGGTTTCGTCTCCCACCGCAAGCACTTGGTCATAGCGGCTCTGAGCGACGGACCGACGGACTGGCAGTACTATCTCCACACCCTCAGCTCCGAGCCGCATTCCACATGGTCCAAGAAGTTGCTGCAGGTGGAGCTCCCCCATGGATTATCCAGGAAACCGTTTGTGATCCTCCACGCCAAGGTGATTGCCCTCGGAGGCGGGCTGCTGGGATGGGTCGATCTCTGGGAGGGCATCCTGATCTGCGACGTGCTCGAGCCTGGGGCCGCCGCGTTGCGCTTGGTTCCGATGCCCAATATGCTGCCCAGCAACAAAATCCTCTACGACAACCATCCTTTTGGTCAGGTGATTCGGGACGTCACCTTCAGCCGTGGCTACATCAGGTGCGTCGAGTTTGAGGAGCTGGTAGAACGTAGAAACGTGCCGGCTGTTACTGATCCCTTTGACATGGTCGAGCTCCAAGACTCGGAATGGGCCTTGGATCCGCCCCAGAAGGTGGAAAACGTTATCGTTGGTTGGAGGCTCATCACATGGTATAGGACATTGACTTGGAACTGTTGGCGCAAGGGGAACAGGGTTCATTCTGATGATCTTGGTATCGTCTCCCTGCCTCAGATTGGAAGTGGTGGTGCCTCTGTTCTAAAAGTGCCGCTCAAGGTTCTGAAAACAGCTGCTCCTACTCTGCACAGCGACGGCGATGCTGTTTACCTCGTGTCCTCGCTGCGTGAGCAGGAACAAACTGCATGGATTATCGCTGTTGACACTAGAACGAAGTCGGTGGGAGAGCTTGTGCCATTCTCTGCAGAGGAGATGGATTTTTACGGTCCGAACTACATTCCATATGTGCTGACCTGA